A window of the Poecile atricapillus isolate bPoeAtr1 chromosome 17, bPoeAtr1.hap1, whole genome shotgun sequence genome harbors these coding sequences:
- the CBX4 gene encoding E3 SUMO-protein ligase CBX4, whose protein sequence is MELPAVGEHVFAVESIEKKRIRKGRVEYLVKWRGWSPKYNTWEPEENILDPRLLIAFQNRERQEQLMGYRKRGPKPKPLVVQLPSFARRSNILTGLQDPAVDTRPKLDLGSSGKSQQHQYELNSKKHHQYQPNGKESSMKHQSHSKGKYYYQLNSKKHHHYQPDPKMYEPHYQPSSKEPQGQACLDNNKTPLVAHPDKWAHGPAKNLLGPVKNLTAESKNGAEKNLSSGTGPPPRDRVTSNGLGGKMKIVKNKNKNGRIVIVMSKYMENGMQAVKIKSGEPPRKRAAEERTPKKGGEEKVEAWRKPGEERVVGSNAPSKAEGESRQPPAELEEGPQKTPLAKELPLPPAEQPLQLTTKPDLVPWSLSPVCEHSPSSMGLNLSSAGSRKRCLSEPQAEREPGKKRLTSRSISAPTCLSPPGPERPEPPAQPEVILLDSDLDEPIDLRCVKPRPEGELALAQVKPELPPPPPAEKAAPEPPQPQQAAEEEEEEEAESLQEFKPFFGNIIITDVTANCLTVTFKEYVTV, encoded by the exons ATGGAGCTGCCGGCGGTGGGCGAGCACGTCTTCGCCGTGGAGAGCATCGAGAAGAAGCGGATCCGAAAG GGCAGAGTCGAGTACCTGGTGAAATGGAGGGGATGGTCGCCCAA ATATAACACGTGGGAGCCGGAGGAGAACATCCTGGACCCCCGGCTGCTCATCGCCTTCCAGAACAG GGAGCggcaggagcagctgatggGATACCGCAAGCGGGGGCCCAAGCCAAAGCCGCTGGTCGTGCAG CTTCCCTCCTTCGCCCGCCGCTCCAACATCCTCACGGGGCTGCAGGACCCGGCCGTGGACACCAGGCCCAAGCTGGACCTCGGCTCCTCTGGCaagagccagcagcaccagtATGAACTCAACAGCAAGAAGCACCACCAGTACCAGCCCAACGGCAAGGAGAGCAGCATGAAGCACCAGTCGCACAGCAAAGGGAAATATTACTACCAGCTGAACAGCAAGAAGCACCACCACTACCAGCCGGACCCCAAGATGTACGAGCCCCATTACCAGCCCAGCAGCAAAGAGCCGCAGGGCCAGGCCTGCTTGGACAATAACAAGACCCCCCTGGTCGCCCACCCAGACAAGTGGGCTCACGGCCCGGCCAAAAACTTGCTGGGCCCAGTCAAGAACCTCACAGCAGAGAGCAAAAATGGAGCTGAGAAAAACCTGTCCAGTGGTACCGGGCCGCCCCCCCGGGACAGGGTGACCAGCAATGGCCTTGGGGGAAAGATGAAGATCGTCAAGAACAAAAACAAGAACGGGCGCATTGTGATTGTGATGAGCAAGTACATGGAGAACGGCATGCAGGCGGTGAAGATCAAGTCTGGGGAGCCTCCCCGGAAGCGGGCTGCGGAGGAGAGGACTCCTAAGAagggtggggaggagaaggTGGAGGCTTGGAGGAAGCcaggggaggagagggtggTGGGCAGCAATGCCCCGAGTAAAGCAGAGGGCGAGAGCCGGCAGCCCCCTGCGGAGCTGGAGGAAGGACCCCAAAAGACTCCCTTGGCCAAGGAGCTGCCCCTTCCTCCAGCGGAGCAGCCCTTGCAGCTCACTACCAAGCCGGACCTCGTGCCCTGGTCGCTGAGTCCCGTGTGCGAGCACAGCCCTTCCTCCATGGGACTGAACCTGTCCAGCGCCGGCTCTCGCAAGCGCTGCCTGTCGGAGCCGCAGGCGGAGCGGGAGCCGGGCAAGAAGCGCCTGACCTCCCGCAGCATCAGTGCCCCCACCTGCCTCAGCCCCCCGGGCCCCGAGCGGCCGGAGCCGCCCGCACAGCCGGAGGTCATCCTGCTGGACTCGGACCTGGACGAGCCCATAGACTTGCGCTGCGTGAAGCCGCGGCCGGAGGGTGAGCTGGCCCTGGCGCAGGTGAAGCCGGAGCTGCCGCCACCTCCACCGGCCGAGAAAGCGGCCCCGGAGCCTCCGCAGCCCCAGCAGGCcgcagaggaggaggaagaggaggaggctgagTCCCTGCAGGAATTCAAGCCCTTCTTTGGGAATATAATTATCACAGATGTGACCGCAAACTGCCTGACTGTGACCTTCAAGGAGTACGTGACGGTGTGA
- the CBX8 gene encoding chromobox protein homolog 8 isoform X2, whose protein sequence is MELSAVGERVFAAEALLKRRIRKGRMEYLVKWKGWSQKYSTWEPEENILDARLLAAFEEREREMELYGPKKRGPKPKTFLLKAQAKAKAKTYEFRSDSSRGIRVPYPGRSPQELGSTSRAREGLRNIALAPQGSSSSSTPKADGIRDRVIRVEEKPGETPKKRGPKPRKELYKDLAETLDASKRKLGDPGDKVGDYLKARKMEEAAAGAAKFGSGHSVIQLARRQEPDLPGALPGPNRAEPGADAFPPRLAKHRADFLDPKGQGGLDPGGPKLLHGAVSPGAVGSLYRDGVGGPAGRPSLIARIPVSRILGDPEEESWSPSLNNLEKVVVTDVTSNFLTVTIKESSTDQGFFKEKR, encoded by the exons ATGGAGCTCTCGGCCGTCGGGGAGCGCGTCTTCGCGGCCGAGGCCCTGCTCAAGCGCCGCATCCGCAAA GGCCGCATGGAATATCTGGTCAAATGGAAGGGCTGGTCGCAGAA GTACAGCACTTGGGAACCCGAGGAGAACATCCTGGATGCCCGGCTGCTCGCAGCCTTCGAGGAGAG GGAGCGAGAAATGGAGCTTTACGGGCCCAAAAAGCGAGGCCCCAAGCCCAAAACCTTCCTGCTAAAG GCCCAGGCAAAAGCCAAAGCCAAAACCTATGAATTCCGCAGTGACTCTTCCCGGGGGATCCGGGTGCCGTATCCTGGCAGGTccccccaggagctgggctccACGTCCCGGGCTAGGGAAGGACTGAGAAACATAGCCCTGGccccccagggcagctccagcagcagcacccccaaGGCTGACGGCATCCGGGACCGGGTGATCCGCGTGGAAGAGAAGCCCGGAGAGACCCCCAAAAAGAGGGGCCCGAAGCCCAGGAAGGAGCTTTACAAGGACCTTGCGGAGACTCTGGATGCCTCCAAGAGGAAACTGGGGGACCCGGGGGACAAGGTGGGGGACTACCTGAAGGCCAGGAAGAtggaggaggcggcggcgggggcagcCAAGTTTGGCTCGGGACACAGCGTGATCCAGCTGGCCCGGCGGCAGGAGCCCGACCTGCCCGgcgccctgcccggccccaACCGCGCCGAGCCGGGGGCCGACGCCTTCCCCCCGCGCCTGGCCAAGCACCGTGCGGACTTTCTGGACCCCAAGGGGCAGGGGGGGCTGGACCCCGGCGGGCCCAAGCTCCTGCACGGCGCCGTGAGCCCGGGGGCCGTGGGCAGCCTGTACCGCGACGGCGTGGGGGGCCCGGCGGGGAGACCCTCCCTCATTGCCAGGATCCCCGTCTCCAGGATCCTGGGGGACCCCGAGGAGGAGTCCTGGAGCCCCTCTCTCAACAACCTGGAGAAGGTGGTGGTAACTGATGTGACCTCTAACTTTTTGACCGTCACCATCAAGGAGAGCAGCACGGACCAAGGATTCTTTAAGGAGAAGCGATGA
- the CBX8 gene encoding chromobox protein homolog 8 isoform X1, producing the protein MELSAVGERVFAAEALLKRRIRKGRMEYLVKWKGWSQKYSTWEPEENILDARLLAAFEESFGSFNTSREREMELYGPKKRGPKPKTFLLKAQAKAKAKTYEFRSDSSRGIRVPYPGRSPQELGSTSRAREGLRNIALAPQGSSSSSTPKADGIRDRVIRVEEKPGETPKKRGPKPRKELYKDLAETLDASKRKLGDPGDKVGDYLKARKMEEAAAGAAKFGSGHSVIQLARRQEPDLPGALPGPNRAEPGADAFPPRLAKHRADFLDPKGQGGLDPGGPKLLHGAVSPGAVGSLYRDGVGGPAGRPSLIARIPVSRILGDPEEESWSPSLNNLEKVVVTDVTSNFLTVTIKESSTDQGFFKEKR; encoded by the exons ATGGAGCTCTCGGCCGTCGGGGAGCGCGTCTTCGCGGCCGAGGCCCTGCTCAAGCGCCGCATCCGCAAA GGCCGCATGGAATATCTGGTCAAATGGAAGGGCTGGTCGCAGAA GTACAGCACTTGGGAACCCGAGGAGAACATCCTGGATGCCCGGCTGCTCGCAGCCTTCGAGGAGAG CTTTGGTTCTTTTAACACCTCTAGGGAGCGAGAAATGGAGCTTTACGGGCCCAAAAAGCGAGGCCCCAAGCCCAAAACCTTCCTGCTAAAG GCCCAGGCAAAAGCCAAAGCCAAAACCTATGAATTCCGCAGTGACTCTTCCCGGGGGATCCGGGTGCCGTATCCTGGCAGGTccccccaggagctgggctccACGTCCCGGGCTAGGGAAGGACTGAGAAACATAGCCCTGGccccccagggcagctccagcagcagcacccccaaGGCTGACGGCATCCGGGACCGGGTGATCCGCGTGGAAGAGAAGCCCGGAGAGACCCCCAAAAAGAGGGGCCCGAAGCCCAGGAAGGAGCTTTACAAGGACCTTGCGGAGACTCTGGATGCCTCCAAGAGGAAACTGGGGGACCCGGGGGACAAGGTGGGGGACTACCTGAAGGCCAGGAAGAtggaggaggcggcggcgggggcagcCAAGTTTGGCTCGGGACACAGCGTGATCCAGCTGGCCCGGCGGCAGGAGCCCGACCTGCCCGgcgccctgcccggccccaACCGCGCCGAGCCGGGGGCCGACGCCTTCCCCCCGCGCCTGGCCAAGCACCGTGCGGACTTTCTGGACCCCAAGGGGCAGGGGGGGCTGGACCCCGGCGGGCCCAAGCTCCTGCACGGCGCCGTGAGCCCGGGGGCCGTGGGCAGCCTGTACCGCGACGGCGTGGGGGGCCCGGCGGGGAGACCCTCCCTCATTGCCAGGATCCCCGTCTCCAGGATCCTGGGGGACCCCGAGGAGGAGTCCTGGAGCCCCTCTCTCAACAACCTGGAGAAGGTGGTGGTAACTGATGTGACCTCTAACTTTTTGACCGTCACCATCAAGGAGAGCAGCACGGACCAAGGATTCTTTAAGGAGAAGCGATGA